From one Enterobacter kobei genomic stretch:
- a CDS encoding MysB family protein: MTMYATLEEAIDAAREEFLAANPELDEENASVEQFNIQKYVLQDGEIMWQAEFLAEESDDGECMPMLTGEAAQSVFDRDFDEIEIRQEWLEENTLHEWDEGEYQLEPPLDTEEGRAAADEWDQR, from the coding sequence ATGACTATGTATGCCACGCTGGAAGAAGCCATTGATGCTGCGCGTGAAGAATTTCTGGCGGCGAATCCGGAACTGGATGAAGAAAACGCAAGTGTGGAGCAGTTTAATATCCAGAAGTACGTGCTACAGGATGGCGAGATCATGTGGCAGGCCGAGTTTTTAGCAGAAGAGAGCGACGACGGCGAATGTATGCCGATGCTGACGGGCGAAGCTGCGCAAAGCGTGTTTGACCGTGATTTCGATGAAATCGAGATCCGCCAGGAGTGGCTGGAAGAAAACACCCTGCATGAATGGGATGAGGGTGAATATCAGCTCGAACCGCCGCTGGATACCGAAGAAGGCCGTGCGGCAGCCGACGAGTGGGATCAGCGCTAA
- the mdoG gene encoding glucan biosynthesis protein G, which translates to MKHKQQVMKMRWLGAAVLLSLYSSSGWAFTLDDVAKQAQSLAGKGYEAPKSNLPSVFREMKYADYQQIQFNHEKAYWNNVKTPFKLEFYHQGMYFDVPVTVNEVTSNAVRKIKYSPDYFNFGNVQHDKDTVKDLGFAGFKVLYPINSKDKNDEIVSMLGASYFRVIGAGQTYGLSARGLAIDTALPSGEEFPRFREFWIERPKPTDKRLTIYALLDSPRATGAYRFVIIPGRDTVVDVQSKVYLRDKVGKLGVAPLTSMFLFGPGQPSPATNFRPELHDSNGLSIHAGNGEWIWRPLNNPKHLAVSSYAMENPQGFGLLQRGRQFSRFEDLDDRYDLRPSAWVTPQGDWGKGKIELVEIPTNDETNDNIVAYWTPDQLPEPGKEMNFKYSITFSRDEDKLHAPDNAWALQTRRSTGDVKQSNLIRQPDGTIAFVVDFVGQDMKKLPQDTPVAAQASIGDNGEIVEQAVRYNPVTHGWRLTLRVKVKDPKATTDMRAALVNGEQPLSETWSYQLPANE; encoded by the coding sequence ATGAAACATAAACAACAAGTGATGAAAATGCGTTGGTTAGGCGCAGCGGTACTGTTATCCCTGTACTCCTCATCGGGCTGGGCTTTTACCCTCGATGACGTAGCAAAACAGGCACAGTCATTAGCCGGTAAAGGCTATGAAGCCCCTAAAAGCAACCTGCCTTCTGTGTTCCGCGAAATGAAATACGCGGACTATCAGCAGATCCAGTTCAATCACGAGAAAGCCTATTGGAACAACGTTAAAACCCCATTTAAGCTTGAGTTCTACCACCAGGGTATGTACTTCGACGTGCCTGTCACTGTCAATGAGGTGACGTCGAACGCTGTGCGCAAGATCAAATACAGCCCGGATTATTTTAATTTTGGCAACGTGCAGCATGACAAAGATACCGTCAAGGACCTGGGTTTTGCCGGGTTCAAAGTGCTGTATCCGATCAACAGCAAAGATAAAAATGACGAAATCGTCAGTATGCTGGGCGCGAGCTATTTCCGCGTCATTGGCGCGGGGCAAACCTATGGCCTGTCAGCCCGTGGTCTCGCTATTGATACCGCGCTGCCTTCCGGTGAAGAGTTCCCGCGTTTTCGTGAGTTCTGGATCGAGCGTCCAAAACCGACCGACAAACGCCTGACGATTTACGCGCTGCTGGATTCCCCGCGGGCAACCGGTGCTTACCGTTTCGTGATCATTCCGGGTCGCGATACCGTGGTTGACGTGCAGTCGAAAGTCTATCTGCGCGACAAAGTGGGCAAGCTCGGCGTAGCACCGCTGACCAGTATGTTCCTGTTCGGGCCTGGGCAGCCGTCTCCGGCGACCAACTTCCGCCCGGAACTGCACGATTCTAACGGTCTGTCGATTCATGCCGGCAATGGCGAATGGATCTGGCGTCCGCTGAACAACCCGAAACACCTGGCTGTCAGCAGCTATGCAATGGAAAACCCGCAGGGCTTTGGCCTGTTGCAGCGTGGCCGTCAGTTCTCCCGTTTCGAAGATCTGGATGACCGCTACGATCTGCGTCCGAGCGCCTGGGTGACCCCGCAGGGCGACTGGGGCAAAGGTAAAATCGAGCTGGTTGAAATCCCGACCAACGACGAAACCAACGACAACATCGTCGCGTACTGGACCCCGGATCAGCTTCCGGAGCCGGGTAAAGAGATGAACTTTAAGTACAGCATCACTTTCAGCCGCGATGAAGACAAGCTGCATGCGCCGGATAACGCCTGGGCACTGCAAACCCGCCGCTCCACTGGCGATGTGAAGCAATCCAATCTGATCCGTCAGCCGGATGGCACTATTGCTTTCGTCGTGGACTTCGTGGGCCAGGATATGAAAAAACTGCCGCAGGATACCCCCGTCGCTGCGCAGGCCAGCATTGGCGATAACGGTGAAATCGTTGAACAAGCCGTGCGTTATAACCCGGTCACCCACGGCTGGCGTTTAACCCTGCGCGTTAAGGTGAAAGATCCTAAGGCGACGACCGACATGCGTGCTGCGCTGGTAAATGGCGAGCAGCCGCTGAGTGAAACCTGGAGCTATCAGCTACCTGCCAATGAATAA
- a CDS encoding YceK/YidQ family lipoprotein, producing the protein MKIFAVVMMALLLSGCGSIISRTLPGQGHGNQYYPGVQWDVRDSGWRYLTVLDLPFSLVFDTLLLPLDAHHGPYE; encoded by the coding sequence GTGAAAATTTTCGCTGTCGTCATGATGGCGCTGTTGCTGAGCGGTTGCGGCAGCATTATCAGTCGTACCCTGCCGGGGCAGGGCCACGGTAACCAGTACTATCCCGGTGTTCAATGGGATGTGCGCGATTCAGGCTGGCGCTACCTTACGGTGCTCGATCTGCCGTTCTCGCTGGTGTTCGATACGCTGTTGCTGCCGCTCGACGCGCATCATGGCCCCTATGAATAA
- the mdoH gene encoding glucans biosynthesis glucosyltransferase MdoH has protein sequence MNKTTEYIDALPLSDIEKAALPTTDLRAVHEALDAEHRHFERDDDTPLGSVQTRLQQVWPESLGEGQLIKDDEGRTQLQAMPKATRSSMFPEQWRTNPIGRFWDRLRGRDVPPRYLSRLTKEQQESEKQWRMMGTIRRYILLLLTLSQTVVATWYMKTILPYQGWALINPTDMVGQDLLVSAMQLLPYVLQTGILILFAVLFCWVSAGFWTALMGFLQLLIGKDKYSISHSTVGDEPLNPEHRTALIMPICNEDVDRVYAGLRATWESVKATGNAAHFDVYILSDSYNPDICVAEQKAWMELIAEVQGEGQIFYRRRRRRVKRKSGNIDDFCRRWGNQYSYMVVLDADSVMTGDCLSGLVRLMEANPNAGIIQSSPKASGMDTLYARCQQFATRVYGPLFTAGLHFWQLGESHYWGHNAIIRVKPFIEHCALAPLPGEGSFAGSILSHDFVEAALMRRAGWGVWIAYDLPGSYEELPPNLLDELKRDRRWCHGNLMNFRLFLVKGMHPVHRAVFLTGVMSYLSAPLWFMFLALSTALQVVHALTEPQYFLQPRQLFPVWPQWRPELAIALFASTMVLLFLPKLLSIILVWCKGPKEYGGFLRVTLSLLLEVLFSVLLAPVRMLFHTVFVVSAFLGWEVVWNSPQRDDDSTPWGEAFMRHGSQLLLGLVWAAGMAWLDLRFLFWLAPIVFSLILSPFVSVISSRATVGLRTKRWKLFLIPEEYSPPQVLVDTDKYLTINRARALDDGFMHAVFNPSFNALATAMATARHRASEVLEIARDRHVEQALNETPDKLTRDRRLVLLSDPVTLSRMHYRVWAAPERYSSWISHYEALQLNPQALNGK, from the coding sequence ATGAATAAGACTACTGAGTATATCGACGCGCTGCCGCTTTCTGATATTGAGAAAGCGGCGCTGCCGACCACGGACCTCCGCGCCGTGCACGAAGCGCTGGATGCTGAGCACCGTCATTTCGAGCGGGACGATGACACCCCGCTCGGATCGGTGCAAACGCGTCTGCAACAGGTCTGGCCCGAGTCTCTTGGCGAAGGTCAACTGATCAAAGATGACGAAGGGCGTACCCAGCTTCAGGCGATGCCGAAAGCCACGCGTTCTTCGATGTTCCCTGAGCAGTGGCGTACTAACCCGATTGGTCGTTTCTGGGATCGTCTGCGCGGTCGCGATGTGCCGCCGCGCTACCTGTCCCGGCTGACCAAAGAGCAGCAGGAGAGCGAAAAGCAGTGGCGAATGATGGGCACCATCCGTCGTTACATTTTACTGCTGCTGACCCTCTCCCAGACGGTGGTTGCCACCTGGTACATGAAAACCATCCTGCCTTATCAGGGTTGGGCGCTGATCAATCCGACCGATATGGTGGGCCAGGATCTGCTGGTATCAGCCATGCAGTTGCTGCCGTACGTGCTGCAAACCGGCATCCTGATCCTGTTTGCGGTACTGTTCTGTTGGGTCTCCGCCGGATTCTGGACGGCGCTGATGGGTTTCTTACAGCTGCTCATCGGCAAAGACAAATACAGCATTTCGCACTCTACGGTCGGGGATGAACCGCTTAATCCTGAACACCGTACCGCGCTGATTATGCCGATTTGTAACGAAGACGTGGATCGCGTTTACGCGGGGCTGCGTGCGACCTGGGAATCCGTCAAGGCCACCGGCAATGCCGCGCACTTTGACGTTTATATCCTGAGCGACAGTTACAACCCGGATATTTGTGTGGCCGAGCAGAAAGCCTGGATGGAGCTGATCGCGGAAGTGCAGGGTGAAGGGCAAATCTTCTATCGTCGCCGTCGCCGTCGCGTGAAACGCAAAAGCGGCAACATCGATGACTTCTGCCGTCGCTGGGGGAACCAGTACAGCTATATGGTGGTGCTGGACGCCGACTCCGTGATGACCGGCGACTGCCTGAGCGGTCTGGTGCGTCTGATGGAAGCCAATCCTAACGCCGGTATTATCCAGTCCTCGCCGAAAGCGTCGGGCATGGATACGCTGTATGCGCGCTGCCAGCAGTTTGCTACCCGCGTCTACGGGCCGCTGTTCACCGCCGGGCTGCACTTCTGGCAACTGGGTGAATCCCACTACTGGGGTCACAACGCCATTATTCGTGTCAAGCCGTTCATTGAGCACTGTGCGCTGGCACCGTTGCCAGGTGAAGGCTCGTTTGCCGGCTCTATTCTGTCTCACGACTTTGTAGAAGCTGCGCTGATGCGCCGTGCGGGCTGGGGGGTGTGGATCGCCTACGATCTGCCAGGTTCTTATGAAGAGCTGCCGCCGAACCTGCTGGATGAACTCAAGCGTGACCGTCGCTGGTGTCATGGCAACCTGATGAACTTCCGCCTGTTCCTGGTGAAAGGTATGCACCCGGTACACCGTGCGGTGTTCCTGACCGGCGTGATGTCTTATCTGTCGGCACCGCTGTGGTTTATGTTCCTCGCGCTCTCAACTGCCCTGCAGGTGGTGCATGCGTTGACCGAACCGCAATACTTCCTGCAACCGCGCCAGCTGTTCCCGGTGTGGCCGCAATGGCGTCCTGAGCTGGCGATCGCGCTCTTTGCGTCAACGATGGTGCTGCTGTTCCTGCCGAAACTGCTGAGTATCATTCTGGTATGGTGCAAAGGGCCGAAAGAGTACGGCGGTTTCCTGCGCGTGACCCTGTCGCTGCTGCTCGAAGTGCTGTTCTCAGTGCTGCTTGCGCCGGTGCGTATGCTGTTCCACACCGTCTTCGTGGTCAGCGCGTTCCTCGGCTGGGAAGTGGTCTGGAACTCGCCGCAGCGTGACGACGACTCCACCCCATGGGGTGAAGCCTTTATGCGTCACGGCTCGCAGTTGCTGCTGGGTCTGGTGTGGGCCGCCGGCATGGCCTGGCTGGATCTGCGCTTCCTGTTCTGGCTGGCGCCGATCGTCTTCTCACTGATCCTGTCGCCGTTCGTGTCGGTGATTTCAAGCCGTGCAACGGTGGGTCTGCGAACTAAACGTTGGAAGCTTTTCCTGATCCCGGAAGAGTACTCCCCGCCGCAGGTGCTGGTGGATACCGACAAGTATCTGACCATCAACCGTGCACGTGCGCTGGACGATGGCTTTATGCACGCGGTGTTTAATCCGTCGTTTAACGCCCTTGCCACGGCAATGGCGACGGCCCGCCACCGCGCCAGCGAGGTGCTGGAGATCGCCCGCGATCGTCATGTTGAACAGGCGCTGAACGAAACGCCGGATAAACTGACCCGCGATCGTCGTCTGGTGCTGCTGAGCGACCCGGTCACCCTGTCACGCATGCATTATCGCGTGTGGGCAGCACCGGAGCGTTATTCGTCGTGGATCAGCCATTACGAAGCGTTGCAGCTTAATCCGCAGGCGCTCAACGGTAAGTAA